One genomic region from Bubalus kerabau isolate K-KA32 ecotype Philippines breed swamp buffalo chromosome 7, PCC_UOA_SB_1v2, whole genome shotgun sequence encodes:
- the CISD2 gene encoding CDGSH iron-sulfur domain-containing protein 2 translates to MVLESVARIVKVQLPAYLKRLPVPESITGFARLTVSEWLRLLPFLGVLALLGYLAVRPFLPKKKQQKDSLINLKIQKENPKVVNEINIEDLCLTKAAYCRCWRSKTFPACDGSHNKHNELTGDNVGPLILKKKEV, encoded by the exons ATGGTGCTGGAGAGCGTGGCCCGCATCGTAAAGGTGCAGCTCCCCGCGTATCTGAAGCGGCTTCCAGTGCCCGAGAGTATTACAGGGTTCGCCCGACTCACAG TTTCAGAATGGCTTCGGTTGTTGCCTTTCCTTGGCGTACTCGCACTACTTGGCTACCTTGCGGTTCGTCCATTCCTCCcgaagaaaaagcaacagaaggaTAGCTTGATTAATcttaaaatacaaaaggaaaatccCAAAGTGGTGAATGAAATAAACATCGAAGATTTGTGCCTTACTAAAGCAGCTTATTGTAGGTGTTGGCGTTCTAAGACG TTTCCTGCCTGTGATGGTTCACATAATAAACACAACGAATTGACAGGAGATAATGTGGGCCCACTAATactgaagaagaaagaagtgTAA